TCTTAAGTGGCCATTTCTTTGATTTGAGTTCTCAAATTCTCTAGCACATCGAGGGCAAACTTTTGGGTCTTGCTTTGCTACGATCTCGCTTAGTTTGGCTTGTTCTTGGCTAATAGCTTGCTTTAGCTGGCTTCCTTCTTGCTTGAGGTTAGCTAAGTTTTGGATGGATTTAGCTAGGGATGCTTCAATTCCTTCTAGTTTCTGGCTTTCGTTCCACTTGGAAATGAAAAGATGATTGTAGGCGTAGTCAAATACACCAAAGAACAAAGTGATTACACATTTGAATGCTAGAACTAGTTTACTATTCTCAATACTTTCTCCATTCATTAACTCATGATCCCACACCTTCCAGAAATAGGCATTAATGAAAAGGGTGAAGATGAACATGATCCATTTGATCCAATCACCGGAGCTCTTCTCACTTAATTTGAACCTATCGATATGTGAACTGAAAACGAGTAACGAGAAGACAACCACTAGAGCCACAAGGCAAGAAGCAATAAGTCGCGTATTTTCACTTAGCGGTAAGTATCTGAAGAATAGAGATTGAACTTCGAAGTATCGATAAATAACGAATACAACTAACCCTAATACAACAGCATCAAATCCAGTAAGAAAACTCGCAAGTCGGTTCATAATTTGTTGGTTTTGATTCCTGGAGGCAGACCACCTTCATAGATCGCACAGTAAATCATAATTAATTAAGCTGCTGGTCTCCCAGTTATGTTTGATCTAATCAGGTGGCAATTGCCTTCCAAGAGTCATCATGTTAATTCAAGTGGTGTCCTTTCGGACTTTTTTAAAGTGGATTTTTTAGGCATGGAGCAACTCAGAATAGTTAGAAAAGAACCCAGTTGATCAGGCTGGGTTCACAACTTATAAGGAGTTGCCAACCTGCAGACTATTCGTCATTGCACTGTGCTATCCCTCAGAGAGTTGCTTCCCAGCAGAGCTCAAATCTGTTTCACACAGTATTTTTAATTTCATGAAAAGACAGATGGTTACCTGTCTTAGTTACTTAGTAGATATTAAGACACTAAGTAACTTTCAGATATTCTTACTTACTTATGTAAGTATTAGATAATCAGTGATTTATCCCCTTTAAGTAAGTAAGACAGATAATATCCTTTTTCTTGGTACACACCGTTGTACTTCTGTTCCCTATTGAAGCCAAGTACAGACATTGCCTTACCAACTTGAATCACATTTAGCTTAATTGTTCTGTCACTTTTGGCTGTCAGGTATGAGACTATGTCGGTTGAAGACCAAAATTCATCATGCTTATCTTTAGTGCCTTGTTTCAGATACCTTTGGATTAGTTCCATTTCAGGAGTTGATACCTGGTACTTTCTATTTACTCTCTCATTTTCGGCGATTTCATCGGGTGTTAATTCATACTTAAACCCATCCTTGTAGAGTGAATATGCCTGTCCCCAAACTTTGTCTATGCTCACATTTTTAGAGTAATTCCAGTCAATAGAATCCAATTCGAAACAAAGCCATCGTACCGACCCTGTCTCGTCATTCAGGAATTCCATCTTATTCGTTGAGCCTATAAAACTCGCTCTTCTTGGAAGCATGTCAGGACGGCGTTCATACGGCCTTCTTACTTTTACAGTTTCCTTGCTGAATATGCTTTTTAGACCGTTGATTTCAACTTTCGTAAGAGTGGCCAATTCATCGAGGACAATGAGTAAGTTTTCGCATAGACTGATTAAACTGTCCTTGTCGGTATTGATATTCTCGGTAACATAATCAGCCAATTGATTTGGAACTAGGAAGCGGCATAGAGTTGACTTACCACTATTTTGAACTGGGTGTACGAAAATCAAGGCTTGCTTATTGAATACTTTATCATCGATTGCGCAAGCTATCGTCCTTACAAACATCTTTTTGAAGTGGTTTTCAAACCGCTCTCTTTCTTTTACTTTGATGTATGTGGAAAATGACATAATATGATCTGTCCCGTCCCACTTCGGTAATGATTCAAAATAATTGATGAAAGGATTGTATTTAGGTACGAAATCAGACTTCATAAGAGCTACTATATTGTTTAATGAAAAATTGAAATTTTGATGTTGTAGCTCACGGTAGATATTGTTTTCGTTTAGCGCTTGCCACCTGTTGGCATTCTTTTCTTTGTACTCGTGCCTGTTTGAAATTTCATTGTATTGGAAATCGTATGTGGCACTCAAATAGTCTTCTACTATTTTGAATAGAGACTTGATTTCTTTTTTATCCGCCAATGCTCTTGGGATTTAGGTTTGGAAATTGTTGAATTAACCTTACCTTTGATTCAGTACGAAATCACAGTAAGACCACGGGTGCAACCGTGGTTTTTCATTTTCTAGCTGCCTGTAGCAGATGCCGATTCTTTTGAATAGCAGCCTTTAACTGTGACTTGTAATACCTCACTTTGCTACTTCCTTCTGCTTGTTCAAAGGGAATTAACCCTTTCTTTTTCCAGGTTATGATAGTTGTTTGACTTATACCTAAGAACTCCGCAGCTTGTCGTTGATTCAAAGGCTTGTCTTCGGATGAAGTAATAATCCCTAAAGTTTGAGATTTTCGAATAGCGTTAGCCACCAGTTGTTCAAGTTCATCCTCGTTTAGTTCTGTGTATGTTACTTTTCCCATGTTTAACTGTATTTGGTTTAAATCAGCTTTTATGGGTTCAAAGAAGACGAGAGAAAAATTTTGATTTTACGTAAATTCAAAAAATCACGTAATTAAGTATGCCAGAAGCGTGTATAGTAGAGGTATTACTTTTTCAAGACTCCGCTCGTTGCGTAAATTTCTGAGATGTCGATTTGTTTGATATAGTCATGAACTGGAATCTTGTTCTCATCAATTAAAAATTCATAAAGCGCCCTTAGAGAATAAGGGGTATTCAAATTACTTACCATAACTCGGCAGAAGCCTAGCTTGTTATATATTCCTAAAACAGTCAGCCAGTGTCTAAATAATACGACCAAGTTTCCCTTTTTAAACTGAGGAGACCATTGAATTCGGGTTTTGGCACAATTATTCTTTGAGAGAAAGGTAGCTTCTATAAGTGAGTCAATTTTATCGGAATCCATCAGTAGGAAACCTTGGTTAATCAGGTATAATAAAGAAGATTTTACAAAGTTGATATTTTGAACTTTAGAGATGGGAATATTAAGGTAGTGTTCTGTAAAGTGATCTTCAAGGATGCTTCCTTTATAATAATCAATGTCGTTTTTCTCGCAGTACCAATTCGCTTGACCTTTTGTGCCAAAAGGCAATAATTTTCGATTGTCATTTTGCTCATTCACGGATCCAATACGCAGCTTCAGTACAGTGTCTGATTTGGTGATTTTAGAGAATTGTTTAAGTAACGTCAAATGCTTCAAGCGTAACGTAAGATTTGACCCTATTTTTTGTTCTTTTACGTAGTCGTCAAACTGATCAAGTGAATTGAAAATTAAGGCTAAAAGATAGTTTGACTCAAAAGTGATTGAATTTTCATATAAATGCATTAAGTCATTGTACCACTCATTTAGAGCACAATCCAGTTGCCTATCAGAGTTTTTGAAAAGTACTTCTAGTATATGAATTTCATATTCTGAAATACAAGAAATAGCAATTAGATTGCTTCTTTTTTCAATTATTTCATGAATCTGATATACCAATTTTATGAAGGAAATTTCGGGATGCTCATATAAGAAAGTACTTATAAGAGAATTGGTCTCACTCTCGATCTTCTCTTTTAGTTTCAGAAAGGTATTTGATTCTAGGTCGAGTTCAGACCTATCTTGAACTAGTTTTAGACAGCTTTCAAACAGCTGATTTAAGTCTTGATAATGAAGTGTATGGCTTAGGTTAGTAATCATATAGCTTAAATTTTATCCCATGTGTTATCCATCTCGGTTTTCTTTACATCTTCTGCGATCTTGATATACTTTTTGAAATGCACTTCTTTTTTGTGTCCAGTGATATTCCTAACAACCATTTCCTTCATGCCCAAGATCAGAGAGTTAGTTGCAAAGGTCTTTCTAGCGGTATGACTTGATATAACCTCATGTTTTGGCTTAGTGGTTTCAATTCTATTACCGCCTACAGACCTTGAAACAACTATCTCAGAATCAATCTCTGCAGTTTTACAGCACTCTTTGATGTATGAATTATATTTCTGATTGGAGATTTTAGGTAATGGATTGTGAATGGTGTCCTTGTAGCGGTTCAAAATCTCCTTTGCGTATTTGTTTAGCGGTATTTTATGATTGACCTCTTTAGTCTTTTGAATGTTTTTTAGAATGTAGTCTGAGTGGATATGAGCAGGGAGGAGAGAGGTTAAATCCGAAAATCGCAAACCAGTAAAACAAGCAAAGCAGAAAGTATCTTTTACATGATTCAAACGATTAGATTTGAAATCGTAATTATGCAACCTTAGAAGCTCCTCAATAGTCAGGTAAACCACTTCTTTTTCTATTTCTGGAGCTTTAAATTTTCTGTAAGTAAGGGTTGTATTATAATCTCGTTCAGTTGCCCAGTTGAGAAACGATTTGAGATTAGCGATAATTTTAGAAAAGTAGTTGTCGGCTATCTTTTTTTCTATGAATGCATAAGTTCTGAAATCTTCAAAAAATTCGAAGTCTATATTTCTAAATGTCAGTTTTCTCTTTTTTTCGCTTTCGAAGTTTTTGAGAAAATTGAAGCAAGTTTGATATGCCATTAATGTACGCTTGGCTTTATTGCTTTGCCCAACTTTTATGAATTCTTCGAAGACATTGAAAAATGATTTTTTTTCAACTTCCAGGAGAGAGGGATTTTCAATTCGGTCAAGAACGTATTTTTTCGTCAAAGTAATATTTTCCTTAAGTACAACTTTGTTGATTTGATGAACAAGCTCTTGTAAACTTTCCAGTTTTGAATTGATGATTTGGTTATCTTCTTTCGACTTGTCCCCTGATTGTTTCAGTCTTGATTTCTTATCATTCCAGTCAGATGGTTTTACTTTGGCATGCTGCACAGCTTTACGTATTCGTTGACTACTAAATGTCAAAGTCATGAAGATAGGACACATGCCGTCTTTGTCTTTTTTTTGCTCATTTGGCTTAAAGGAAAGATTGATCATATAGAACTCAAATTCTTATTTGGTGGCAAAACTGGTGGCAAATTTTTTGTTCAAGTTGGAACAACTCTATTTGAATAGATTCTATTTGACCTTTGCCAGTGATTTGAGCTAATATAAAGAGGATATAATTAATTCTGAAAACATCAAAGTTCGGCCCTGGGTACTCAAACCCCTGATAATCTTAGACTATCAGGGGTTTTTTTATAACAATCCTATCTCCAATAGCTGACCTTTCACTACCTCACTCCAACATTCATAGCCCTTTTTATTTAAATGGAGCATGTCTTCTATGAAAAGTTCGGTTCTAGCTTTTCCACCTTTATCAATCATGTAATCGTAGGTCTCAATCCAATAAAGTTGATCATCTGGATCCACCAAAGATTTGAGTTTTTTATTGAGCATGATGATCTTGGATTGAAGGTGCATGCGACTTGGGCTAGGTTTTACAGATATGATTGAGATCGGCGCAGCGGGTACGTGCTGTTTTATTTTATCAATCAGCAAGTGAACGGTTCTGAGTATTTCCTCGGGTGTTCGGCCATTTGCCAAATCGTTATCTCCACCATAAATAACAAAGGAATTCGGGTGAATACCTTTGAAAATTTGATCGAAGTAGTGTAGGCACCATTCATAGGTAGAGCCGCCAAAGGCGAAATTGGTTGCTTTATTATTTTCTAAATCGGATTGCATAGTCTCCCAAAGCCGAAGGGTGCTACTCCCGTAAAAAGCTATGAGGCCTTTTTCTTTTCTTTTAGGCAATACACGTCTTCTCAAGGATTTGACTTCCTGATCAAATTCTAGTTGCGCGCTCCTTTCGGTTTCAATGGTGGTCACCAGCTGCTGCACGTAATCCCGGTATTCTTTCTGATAATCATTCAAAAAAGAGTAAATGTCGTCTTTCTTGTATGGTCTGAGTTTTTCACTTAGCCTAAAGGGTTTCTTGATTTCGCAGGCAAATTTTTTGTCCGATATTCTTTTATCAAAATTTGCCATAACTACTGGAACAATCAGCGGTTCAAAATCCAGATTTTGTATCAGTTTGAAAATACCAGCTTTAAAAATCGTCGGGGAAGTTTCTGTTGTATGCGAAACTCCCTCAGGACTAATAATGATATTTTTTTTCTGATGAAGAGCATTTTTTATCTCATTATTGAAATTTTTTAAAGCCTTTGTTTTCTGAATTTTTGATTGGTCAGATTCATCTGAATCCCTCGTGATTACATTGATGAAATCGAATTTGTTATAATAATTATCATGTCCAAATTCTTCTCGTTTGCCTAACCGCACCACTCTCTTGGCCTGTTGACCATATATTTCAAAAAGCAGATATCCGAGGTAATGAGAATCAAGAGTTATTTGAAATTGATTGGGCAAAGTGTAATATTCATCGTTACTTAAGTGATTGTAGATAAATATACATCCCGTTTGGGCGGGCATATTTTCTAATCCTTTTACAAAAATAGATGGAATAGTAAATGCTTTTTTACAAGCCAACATACAGTCTTGTTGGATATCCTCCTTTGATTTTTTATCACTTTGTACGGTAACTTCATATATTTCAAGGAGCGCTTGATAGAAAGCAGATTCCTTCTGCGTCTTGATAAGATTATCCAAACATAAAGAGGCCAAATTTCTCTCGGCCGGTCGGCCAGTCAATTCCACATGATGCAGAACTGCCAAAGCATCGGGAATCGTATTTTTATTAGCTAGTAAAAAGGGTACTTTATGTAAATCTGATTGTACCGAAATTTTGGTGTTGTTGCCAGTTATCAGAGTGTTGGCTACGATCTCTTCATCGTTAAACTGGGAAGTAATGAATCGAGTGCGTACTGCTCGAAGTTGGTTGTTGATAAGCCAAAGTACTCTTTTTTGAAATTTTAATTCAAATTCCCAATGAAGTTTAAATCCTTTGGTTAGCGTAGACCAGGGAATATATCGGACGATGGAATCCTTTGTAGCAAATGCAATCATAGCACTCTCGACTCCAAGCAAAGAAGACGAACTGATCAGGTACCCAGGTGTAGAAATGGATCTAAACGGTACATTGAATTCTTTCCCTGATTCTACATCAAAGAGATTTCTGGCATACTGCACAGCGCCT
The sequence above is drawn from the Reichenbachiella sp. genome and encodes:
- a CDS encoding VapE domain-containing protein: MADKKEIKSLFKIVEDYLSATYDFQYNEISNRHEYKEKNANRWQALNENNIYRELQHQNFNFSLNNIVALMKSDFVPKYNPFINYFESLPKWDGTDHIMSFSTYIKVKERERFENHFKKMFVRTIACAIDDKVFNKQALIFVHPVQNSGKSTLCRFLVPNQLADYVTENINTDKDSLISLCENLLIVLDELATLTKVEINGLKSIFSKETVKVRRPYERRPDMLPRRASFIGSTNKMEFLNDETGSVRWLCFELDSIDWNYSKNVSIDKVWGQAYSLYKDGFKYELTPDEIAENERVNRKYQVSTPEMELIQRYLKQGTKDKHDEFWSSTDIVSYLTAKSDRTIKLNVIQVGKAMSVLGFNREQKYNGVYQEKGYYLSYLLKGDKSLII
- a CDS encoding helix-turn-helix domain-containing protein; translation: MGKVTYTELNEDELEQLVANAIRKSQTLGIITSSEDKPLNQRQAAEFLGISQTTIITWKKKGLIPFEQAEGSSKVRYYKSQLKAAIQKNRHLLQAARK
- a CDS encoding site-specific integrase, producing the protein MINLSFKPNEQKKDKDGMCPIFMTLTFSSQRIRKAVQHAKVKPSDWNDKKSRLKQSGDKSKEDNQIINSKLESLQELVHQINKVVLKENITLTKKYVLDRIENPSLLEVEKKSFFNVFEEFIKVGQSNKAKRTLMAYQTCFNFLKNFESEKKRKLTFRNIDFEFFEDFRTYAFIEKKIADNYFSKIIANLKSFLNWATERDYNTTLTYRKFKAPEIEKEVVYLTIEELLRLHNYDFKSNRLNHVKDTFCFACFTGLRFSDLTSLLPAHIHSDYILKNIQKTKEVNHKIPLNKYAKEILNRYKDTIHNPLPKISNQKYNSYIKECCKTAEIDSEIVVSRSVGGNRIETTKPKHEVISSHTARKTFATNSLILGMKEMVVRNITGHKKEVHFKKYIKIAEDVKKTEMDNTWDKI
- a CDS encoding GDSL-type esterase/lipase family protein; this encodes MNNLLPQAILELSDIAQVVTYEKGTSLKKQFERVAHFYLLLEGTVHFHQLLANDSEEILAGKSHSPFAPIGMDAFISPFRNETSAVVATESAKLIQWETQLLIATLEQNPRLATKFFNFINLHSSKFISDTSGLFSSGQVTTAAITYQPSTNGFLTYESETPSDSILFLMQSPFFEVFEEKHLALLTPKMERRQYQKGDLIIDQGEIKKGVFIIESGAVQYARNLFDVESGKEFNVPFRSISTPGYLISSSSLLGVESAMIAFATKDSIVRYIPWSTLTKGFKLHWEFELKFQKRVLWLINNQLRAVRTRFITSQFNDEEIVANTLITGNNTKISVQSDLHKVPFLLANKNTIPDALAVLHHVELTGRPAERNLASLCLDNLIKTQKESAFYQALLEIYEVTVQSDKKSKEDIQQDCMLACKKAFTIPSIFVKGLENMPAQTGCIFIYNHLSNDEYYTLPNQFQITLDSHYLGYLLFEIYGQQAKRVVRLGKREEFGHDNYYNKFDFINVITRDSDESDQSKIQKTKALKNFNNEIKNALHQKKNIIISPEGVSHTTETSPTIFKAGIFKLIQNLDFEPLIVPVVMANFDKRISDKKFACEIKKPFRLSEKLRPYKKDDIYSFLNDYQKEYRDYVQQLVTTIETERSAQLEFDQEVKSLRRRVLPKRKEKGLIAFYGSSTLRLWETMQSDLENNKATNFAFGGSTYEWCLHYFDQIFKGIHPNSFVIYGGDNDLANGRTPEEILRTVHLLIDKIKQHVPAAPISIISVKPSPSRMHLQSKIIMLNKKLKSLVDPDDQLYWIETYDYMIDKGGKARTELFIEDMLHLNKKGYECWSEVVKGQLLEIGLL